TTAGTTGATATTTGCTCTTCTGCATAAACAAAAGATGAGACAAATATTAATATTAGAATACAAAAATTAAAAACTAATCTACTCTTGGAAAGAGCTATTATTATTTCTGTATAGGCTGTTTTTATAATTTCAACTAACATAATTAATTATCCTATATTTTTTGTTTGTTTATTATTAAAAGCAATTTAAATGCCAAACTAATGAAAGTATTTTTTTAATAATATTTTCTCTGTAGTTTCAACATCCCATGATATGGATTGCGCTTAATAAAAAAATTACGATTACAATTCAAACTCATTGATTAGCAAGAGTACTTTTAAAATCTATGCTCAAGGATGAATAAAGATATAACTAAAAAAATGACTCCTAAAGTCAAATATTTGGCAAGATAAATATGTAAGGCAAAAAATACCTATAATGATTTTTTTTCCTATTCAGAAGGGAATTTTTTATTGCTGTATCTAAAAGCTGATTTTATGGGTAGTAAACCGCATCTCTTCTTTAGAAGACTCCAATACTGTTTTTCATTGTCATTATTGGAGATAAGTTATTTTAGATTCTTCCATTTTTAAGTTATCATTTAACAAGCATTCAAGCTTATGACGCATTTGCTCAAAAACCATAGCAGGATCAAGCGATTGCAAACATTCATAAGGGATTTTATTTGAACAACGGAAAGGAATATTAAGCTTATTCATATGATAACAAGATCTACATTTATTGGAGCAGATCGCATTGTCAATCGATCCATAAGGATAGCTTTCCCAACTCGCCGTTGGCCCAAAAAGACAAAACGTTTCAACTTTATTAGCTGCTGCTAAATGAGTAAGGCCAGAATCATTCCCAATAAATACCGTGCATAATGATATCAAAGCTTCAACATCTATAATATTTTGGTCAGTTATTTTGATAATCTTGATATCGCTGTCACTTCTATCAATAATACTATCTATTAATTGATTCTCAGATTGATTCCCAAACAAAATAAAAACTACTTTCCAGTGAGAATTTATAATATGAATCAATTCCTTATAATATAAAGAAGGCCATCTCTTCCATTTTTGATTTTTACTTGAACCAATTTGCAAACCAATTAAGTTCTCATTTTGTATGAACTTAAATTGTGCTAAATATTTTTGAGCAGATAAACTTATATCCGGACTGATATTTCTAATTAAATTTGTAGTATAATCTGCCCACTTCCATTTAAGTAATTTTAATAAGTTCAAATTTAGGATTGCTCTATGTTTTTTTTCAGGTTTTAGGGAGTGAGTATAAACTATTTTTCCTAAACAAAGTATGGTTGGAATATCATAACCGAGCCGTATTTTGATTCCTAAAACCAAAGGAATGATAGCGCTTCTTATCGCACCGCCTACCATAACCAAGGAGACAGCATAGCGACTATTTCTTAAATGAATTAAACGTTTAATAACCCTAACCATATTTTTAATGGTTTCTTCTAAATAAATAATCTGGTCACACCAATGACAATCTTTTAATAATGCAACAACTTCCTTATTTGAGGCTAATATATGGATTTCATATTTAGGAAATGTTTTTTTTATTCTTTCAACAGCGGGGATTACAAATACAAAATCACCTATACCACCACGGGCAATTATTAAAATTTTTTTACTATAGTTTACATTATCCTTTAATTGACAGTTATTCATAATTTTTCTGGATTACTCCCTACATCACATTATTTCTTAAAAACAGCATAAGTCTAAAAGAATTAATTTTGAAAGAATAGCAAGCAAAAAAGGAAAAAACAAGAAACAAGAAAAAAGAATTTAAAAAATTATAAGACAATATATTTTTACCGCTTTGTTTGATAAAATTATAGAAAATTTCGTAAAAAGTATGATTACGAATTATTAGAATTGATTATGGCGTGTTTAATTAGGCATTAGGCGAGTCAGAAAGCTTAAAAACACAAAAATACAAAATCAGTGAAAAAATATGAACCACAATTAATTGTTCTACTTGTCCCGAAATATGTGGTTCATAGATTGAGTTTATAAGCAGATCAAATTTTATCGTTTTACTCCATTAGCTATTCCAAGCATTGAATCAGCGGTAGTAACTGCTTTTGAATTTGCTTCATATCCCCTCTGTCCTACAATTAATGCTACCATTTCATCAACAACACTAACATTGGACATTTCAAGGAATTGATTTGTAACAGTTCCAAAACCGGTCGAACCAGGGGCACCTTCAGTGGCTTGTCCTGAAGCTTCAGTAGGTCTAAAAAGATTTCTGCCTGCTGCAAAAAGCCCTGCTGTATTTACAAAATTATAAATATTTATTTGTTCTGAAGTTAGTATAGTATCTCCTGCTCCATAAGCAGTTAATTGCCCATTTGACTGAAGAGTAACAAGAGATGTCCCATCAGGAACGGCTATTTCAGGTTGAAGCCTTTCACCTGCAGGTGTTGTTATGTAACCTTCGCTATCAAGGGTAAAATTCCCAGCGCGAGTATATAACTCCTCTGTCCCGCTTAATACTTTAAAAAAACCAGGACCTTCAATGGCCATATCAAGAGTATTGCCTGTTTGCACATAATCACCCTGAGTAAAAATTTTTTGAACACTTGATGGTTTTGTGCCCATACCTACTTGAATTCCGGTCGGTATTTGGCCTCCTCCAGGAGCAGTAGCTCCAGCTATTAATAAAGTTTGATACATAAGGTCCTGAAAATTAGCTCTGCTCTTTTTAAATCCAGTTGTATTAACATTAGCAAGATTGTTGGCAACAACATCTACAGTCATCTGCTGAGCAGACATTCCTGATGCTGCCGTCCATAATGCTCTAATCATAACGTCCTCCTAATCATTTTAATTAAATTCTAGCGATTTCAAGTGCCTTTGTGTCAGTCTCATCGATTGATCTTATCATCTTTTGAATAGCTTCATAATGTCTTGATATTTCAATCATCTTTGTCATTTCCGAAACTACTGAAATATTTGACCTTTCAAGATATCCTTGTTTAACCTTTGCGCTCTGATCTGAAATTTCATCAGCAGGATCACCATTATAGACATACAAATTCAAACCTTCTTTCTTCTGAATCTTAGAAAATGACTTAAATGTCACTACATCCACATTTCCAGCAAATTCTCCGTCCACATTAATTTCGCCACTTTCACCTATACTTACGTCTTTACCATTTATGAAAATCTCAGATCCGTTTCCCAACACAGGGAATCCATTGTGATTCACAAGCATGCCTTCTTTATTGAGGGTAAAATTACCATCTCGAGTATATCTAATTCCATCATTTGTTTTTACTTTAAAAAAACCTCTGCCCTCCAAACCTAAATCTAACTTATTTTCCGTAAATTTCATATCGCCTTGGGTAAAATCAGAAGTTACTTTTGCTCTAAGTATTTCATCAAAGGAAAGTATATCTGCTTTAAAACCATTAGTATCAGCATTAGCAAGATGGTTTGTTGTGAGATCTAATTTTTTTTCCTGTCTTATTCCCGCTTGGACTGAATTAAACATTTCAAATAACATAATTTCCTTCTCCTTATATTTTTTGTTTGGTTATCATTAAAAGCAATATAAATGCCAAATATAAGGTAATGAATAACTAATAGTGAATAGTGAATAACTTAAAGCTCTCAATCTCTATGCTATTTAATTATTAATGGTGGACTGTGCGACAAATCAATAAATAATATATATTCTAAAAATAGAATATATAAAAGTATCAAAAAGCTCTACATCTAATAATTTTAGCCTTAGCCATACTATATTTACTTTTATATATTCCAAATTAGTAATATATAGAATCTTTAAAAACGAAATATCTGTGAGAAAAAAATGACTTCCAAAGTCAATTATTTGGCGAGATACAATTATAAGGAAAAAAATACCTATATTGGTTTTTTTTTCCTATTCAAAGAATAAACAAAAGCAAGGACTTCTGCTACAGCAACATAAACTGTTGGAGGAATTTCTTCATCAATTTCTATTTTTGACAGGATTTCAACAAGATCAGGATCGTCTTTTATGGGAATTCCATGCTCCTTTGCTATTTCTATAATTTTTTCAGCTACAAGGCCTTGACCTTTAGCAACTATTTTAGGAGCCTTATCTGCTTCAGGCTTATATTGCAAAGCTACAGCTTTTTTTAAGCCCTTATTTTTTTTCATAGCAATAAATCTAAATTAAATTTTGTAACAACTTCTTTCAGCAGGAGCATCACAAATAGTGTTTGATTTCATCTTTTCAAGCAAATTTCTTGCAGTTTCTAACTTACTGTCAATACTGTCATCATTATCGTCAATATCATGATGAAATAAATGCAAAATTTTAACATTGGCTCTATGGGCAAAATCAACTACTTGTCCAACAGATGAATGCCCCCATGTTATTTTTGCTGGATATTGAGCATCAGAATAAGTGCAGTCTGTAATAAGCACATCTGCATCTCTAACAAAATTTATAAGCTTATTTAAATATATTTCATTATAATAAGGAGATGTTGCTGGAAAAAGTTCATTATCAGTTATGTAGCAAATTAATTTTCCTTTATATTCCATTCTATATCCAAGACAATAACCAGGATGATTAAGCAGCATTGTTCTTATAATGATATCATCAATTTGAAACATCTGTTCTTTAAGGTCTCTAAAATAGACTCTAGCAGCAAAATCTTTAATCTTAATTGGGTAATACACGCCAGACATTTGACCTGAAATAATTTCTCGCATGCTTAAATCGCCTTGAGAAGGGCCACAAATCTCAAATTCATTACCATTAATAAATAGAGGAACAAAAAATTGTAAAGCATTAATATGGTCCCAATGGGGATGAGAAATGAAAATTTTTGCATCAAGCTGACACATTCTTTTATTTGACATTAAATAATCAGATAAAGATTTTATGCCAGTGCCTGCATCAAAAATAAAAAAATTTCCCCTTGGAAATTGAATACTAACACATGGAGTATTGCCTCCATATCTTACTGTATTTTTACCGGGAATAGGAAGAGTTCCCTTAATTCCCCAATAACGAAGCTCTACCTTATCCTCTATGACATAAAGAATTTGCTCAACAATTGTTTTAGGGTCAACAGGTTTGACTATATAAGCATCTGCTCCAAAAGATATAGCTCTTTTCTTATCAAACTCATAAGTTTTAGCTGTTACAAAAATTATCTTAGTTTTAAACAGAGATGGAATCTCTCTAAGTCTTTTGCATAATTCAAGTCCATCTATTTCAGGCATCATCATATCCATAATGACACAGTCTGGCTCTTCTTCAATTATTTTAGAAAAAGCTTCCGTACTTGAGGTAGTATAAGACACAATAAAATTTTCAGATTTTAAAAATTTAATCATTAATTTTATAAATGTTATGTCATCATCCACGATAAAAAATTTTATTTTTTTCATTCAGACCTCAATTTAAAAAAAAGATATTTGTTTTGATGACGAAAATCTTTTATATAGCGATTTCGCAATTGTTCGTTTACCATACAAAAATTAATAGGCAATTGCAATTAATTACTTTTGATATAAAAAAAAATAATAATAAGGAAAGTATCCCATGAAAAATAAACAAGTTGAATTACTTTCACCCGCCGGAAATTTTGAAAAATTAGAAATAGCAATTCACTATAGAACTAACGCTGTCTATTTAGGTGGAAAAAATTTTTCTTTAAGAAATTACGCAGACAATTTTACTATTTCGGAAATGAAAGAGGCTGTTAAACTAAGTCATAAACATAATGTTAAAGTTTATCTTGCATGCAATATTTACCTTAGAAACAATGAAATTCAAGAAATAACTTCTTATTTAGAAGAAATAAAATCAGCTCAAATTGATATTGACGGTCTTATAGTCAGTGACCCTGCTGTAATAATGGAATGCAAAAAAATTCTTCCCCATATTGATCTCCATTTAAGCACCCAATCTAATACAACTAATTTTAAAACCGCAGCTTTTTGGAAGGAACTTGGAATTACTCGAATAAATACTGCAAGGGAACTGTCTTTAAAAGAAATAAAAGAAATTTCCGAAAAGGTTGATATTGAAATTGAATCCTTTGTTCATGGGGCAATGTGCATATCCTATTCAGGAAGATGCCTATTAAGCGGGTTTATGACGAACAGAGACAGCAACAGAGGCCTTTGCAGCCAGCCTTGCAGGTGGAAATATTCGGTTGTTGAAGAATTTCGTCCTAACCGTTATTATCCAATAGTTGAAGATGAAAGAGGCTCCTATATTTTTAATTCTAAAGACATATGCATGGTAGAACATATAGATCTAATGATACAATCGGGAATAGATTCTTTAAAAATAGAAGGAAGAATGAAAGGTATTAATTATCTTGCTTCCGCTGTTAAAATTTACCGAGACTCTATTGATGCCTACTATCTAAATCCTGAATCCTTTAAACCTAAAAAAGAATGGCTAACCGAATTAGAATCAATAAATACAAGGGGATATTCTACAGGATTCTACCTCGGAGATCCAAAAGAAAGCAATCCTAACTACGCCGCTTACAAGCCTTTAATAGTAAATACCTTTATTGGAAAAGTAATGGATTCAATTGATAAACATCATGCAAAAGTTAAAATAAAAAATAAAACCTTTACAGGAGATAATGTTATCGTACTATCAAACAGTTGCAAATCGCGATATGATAAAATAATTAAAATTATAGATAAAGATGGTTTAGAAATCCCTTTTAGCCAGCCCGGATCAGAAGTTATTATAAAATTCCATGAGCAATACTTTAAAAACGATATTATAAGAAGACCGGAACTGCCATAAACAGGAAACGTTATTTAAAAAGTAAGCCTATTTTGTAAATATTTCTTTCTACTGCTTTTACCCAGCAAACTTCAGCAAGACGTTTTCCTACATCTCCATAATTAAGCAAAATAACATCGCCTTTTGCAAGCATAATATCGCCCGTCAATATAACGGAACACCCAGAATATGATTCATCTATCAAAAGCGCAACTTTAAAATATATGCTTCTATTCTTTTTGAATAGAATTTTAATAACTGTATCTTCTTCTGGTCCATAACGAATATGCCTTCTTTTTTCTATCGCGTCACTCATATACAACCTTATTAAGATGTATTAAACAGATTAATATTTGACAAAAATTTTTCATTA
This sequence is a window from Desulfobacterales bacterium. Protein-coding genes within it:
- a CDS encoding EscU/YscU/HrcU family type III secretion system export apparatus switch protein, which encodes MKKNKGLKKAVALQYKPEADKAPKIVAKGQGLVAEKIIEIAKEHGIPIKDDPDLVEILSKIEIDEEIPPTVYVAVAEVLAFVYSLNRKKKPI
- a CDS encoding response regulator — its product is MKKIKFFIVDDDITFIKLMIKFLKSENFIVSYTTSSTEAFSKIIEEEPDCVIMDMMMPEIDGLELCKRLREIPSLFKTKIIFVTAKTYEFDKKRAISFGADAYIVKPVDPKTIVEQILYVIEDKVELRYWGIKGTLPIPGKNTVRYGGNTPCVSIQFPRGNFFIFDAGTGIKSLSDYLMSNKRMCQLDAKIFISHPHWDHINALQFFVPLFINGNEFEICGPSQGDLSMREIISGQMSGVYYPIKIKDFAARVYFRDLKEQMFQIDDIIIRTMLLNHPGYCLGYRMEYKGKLICYITDNELFPATSPYYNEIYLNKLINFVRDADVLITDCTYSDAQYPAKITWGHSSVGQVVDFAHRANVKILHLFHHDIDDNDDSIDSKLETARNLLEKMKSNTICDAPAERSCYKI
- a CDS encoding U32 family peptidase, which gives rise to MKNKQVELLSPAGNFEKLEIAIHYRTNAVYLGGKNFSLRNYADNFTISEMKEAVKLSHKHNVKVYLACNIYLRNNEIQEITSYLEEIKSAQIDIDGLIVSDPAVIMECKKILPHIDLHLSTQSNTTNFKTAAFWKELGITRINTARELSLKEIKEISEKVDIEIESFVHGAMCISYSGRCLLSGFMTNRDSNRGLCSQPCRWKYSVVEEFRPNRYYPIVEDERGSYIFNSKDICMVEHIDLMIQSGIDSLKIEGRMKGINYLASAVKIYRDSIDAYYLNPESFKPKKEWLTELESINTRGYSTGFYLGDPKESNPNYAAYKPLIVNTFIGKVMDSIDKHHAKVKIKNKTFTGDNVIVLSNSCKSRYDKIIKIIDKDGLEIPFSQPGSEVIIKFHEQYFKNDIIRRPELP
- a CDS encoding flagellar hook-basal body protein, whose amino-acid sequence is MLFEMFNSVQAGIRQEKKLDLTTNHLANADTNGFKADILSFDEILRAKVTSDFTQGDMKFTENKLDLGLEGRGFFKVKTNDGIRYTRDGNFTLNKEGMLVNHNGFPVLGNGSEIFINGKDVSIGESGEINVDGEFAGNVDVVTFKSFSKIQKKEGLNLYVYNGDPADEISDQSAKVKQGYLERSNISVVSEMTKMIEISRHYEAIQKMIRSIDETDTKALEIARI
- the flgG gene encoding flagellar basal-body rod protein FlgG, yielding MIRALWTAASGMSAQQMTVDVVANNLANVNTTGFKKSRANFQDLMYQTLLIAGATAPGGGQIPTGIQVGMGTKPSSVQKIFTQGDYVQTGNTLDMAIEGPGFFKVLSGTEELYTRAGNFTLDSEGYITTPAGERLQPEIAVPDGTSLVTLQSNGQLTAYGAGDTILTSEQINIYNFVNTAGLFAAGRNLFRPTEASGQATEGAPGSTGFGTVTNQFLEMSNVSVVDEMVALIVGQRGYEANSKAVTTADSMLGIANGVKR
- a CDS encoding glycosyltransferase family 9 protein; this encodes MNNCQLKDNVNYSKKILIIARGGIGDFVFVIPAVERIKKTFPKYEIHILASNKEVVALLKDCHWCDQIIYLEETIKNMVRVIKRLIHLRNSRYAVSLVMVGGAIRSAIIPLVLGIKIRLGYDIPTILCLGKIVYTHSLKPEKKHRAILNLNLLKLLKWKWADYTTNLIRNISPDISLSAQKYLAQFKFIQNENLIGLQIGSSKNQKWKRWPSLYYKELIHIINSHWKVVFILFGNQSENQLIDSIIDRSDSDIKIIKITDQNIIDVEALISLCTVFIGNDSGLTHLAAANKVETFCLFGPTASWESYPYGSIDNAICSNKCRSCYHMNKLNIPFRCSNKIPYECLQSLDPAMVFEQMRHKLECLLNDNLKMEESKITYLQ